The following coding sequences are from one Epinephelus fuscoguttatus linkage group LG7, E.fuscoguttatus.final_Chr_v1 window:
- the fignl2 gene encoding fidgetin-like protein 2, which produces MLSPIVPYSLLKMHWNPEHAQPLSQWPEQHLDVSSTTSSPAHKSEFYSGRGRSGYNYAWANDDISALTASNLLKRYAEKYSGVLDSPYDRPPTVGTYPEPGAFGGLTVPKTELEPWPLTHSTDASYSLVPPGGHDGSKAVATSAGPPGVSSVSVVNSNLSDSGYSGSSSCSGSSEYPSSYNGTYLSSGYCPQPSAALPPASLHTLQSTPTLVPSYSPTTPVYNYPPSTYPPQTSLAPTYSHPSATYLPSGLPAPTPVPSRPTVVGGSYSYQSTNLGTSESGGTLKRKAFEMSVEEDESGDGSRYRKYSYDPLKTGGHSPYSVSDKTECRGNGFSSSGSTDPQTFKPSKPSSQPLVSPQYGAAGEYSPPAGMTGENGVTEQGFIQQQPHRSQAHKRPPLCAPTVETMKSPDPRLLDLVNGELLDCSPALGWGELAGLTHVKAALEEDLLWPVLRPSTVMRPPRTVLLFGPRGGGKTTLTRSLASQLGASFYRLSGAMLASKGKAEAEHILGSLLQVAEARQPSMVLLSQVEAMEEEGLRQTLLTTLEKAQVGTTGLVILVCATGRPDLLQDAVHRSFAKRYHVGLPDVGMRRQVLLQALPPQGCSLSERELSAVLQRTEGFTVWELLQLSQQALSSASSPTGAMHGHPTSSKPPAFTDFENAFCKVRPHTTTKELDTCIEWSKMYNH; this is translated from the exons ATGCTGAGTCCTATTGTCCCCTATA GCCTGTTAAAGATGCACTGGAACCCAGAGCATGCCCAGCCTCTCAGCCAGTGGCCTGAGCAGCACCTGGACGTCTCCTCGACCACCTCCTCTCCGGCCCACAAGTCGGAATTCTACTCTGGCCGCGGTCGCAGTGGCTACAACTACGCTTGGGCCAATGACGACATCTCTGCTCTCACAGCCTCCAACCTATTGAAGCGTTATGCTGAGAAATACTCTGGTGTGCTGGACTCACCATATGATCGGCCGCCTACTGTGGGCACCTACCCAGAGCCAGGGGCCTTTGGGGGCCTCACCGTCCCCAAGACTGAGCTGGAGCCCTGGCCACTGACACACAGCACTGATGCCTCCTATTCCCTGGTGCCCCCTGGAGGCCATGACGGTTCCAAGGCTGTAGCCACATCTGCAGGCCCTCCAGGGGTTAGTAGTGTTTCAGTGGTGAACAGTAACCTCTCAGACTCGGGCTACAGCggcagcagctcctgcagcGGCTCCAGCGAGTACCCCTCTAGTTACAATGGCACCTATCTTTCCTCAGGGTACTGTCCCCAACCCAGTGCAGCACTTCCCCCTGCCTCCCTCCACACCCTCCAATCCACCCCCACCCTAGTGCCCAGCTACAGCCCTACCACACCTGTCTATAACTACCCTCCTAGCACGTATCCTCCCCAGACCAGCCTTGCCCCCACCTACAGCCACCCCTCTGCAACTTACCTGCCCTCAGGCCTACCAGCCCCTACTCCCGTTCCCTCGAGGCCCACAGTGGTAGGAGGCAGCTACAGTTACCAGAGCACCAACCTTGGGACATCTGAGTCTGGAGggacattaaaaagaaaagcatttgaGATGAGTGTAGAAGAGGATGAGAGTGGGGACGGGTCTCGGTACAGGAAATACAGCTATGACCCATTGAAGACCGGGGGACACTCACCTTACAGTGTGAGTGACAAAACAGAGTGCAGAGGAAATGGCTTCAGTAGTTCAGGCAGCACAGACCCTCAAACCTTCAAGCCCAGTAAGCCCTCCTCTCAGCCCCTGGTGTCTCCCCAGTATGGGGCAGCAGGGGAGTACAGCCCTCCAGCGGGCATGACGGGGGAGAATGGAGTCACAGAGCAGGGCTTCATCCAACAGCAGCCGCACCGCTCCCAGGCCCACAAACGCCCTCCATTGTGTGCTCCAACTGTTGAGACTATGAAGAGCCCAGACCCCCGACTGTTGGACCTTGTGAATGGGGAGTTACTGGACTGCAGCCCGGCACTGGGCTGGGGTGAGCTGGCCGGGCTCACCCATGTCAAGGCTGCCCTGGAGGAGGACCTGTTGTGGCCCGTGTTGAGGCCTAGCACAGTGATGCGGCCACCACGAACCGTCCTGTTGTTCGGCCCCCGGGGAGGGGGAAAGACAACGTTGACTCGGTCTTTGGCTTCACAGTTGGGGGCTTCGTTCTACCGGTTAAGTGGAGCCATGCTGGCCTCTAAAGGGAAGGCTGAGGCAGAGCACATTCTGGGGTCTCTTTTGCAGGTGGCAGAAGCACGGCAGCCCTCAATGGTGTTGCTCAGCCAGGTGGAGGCCATGGAAGAGGAGGGGCTGAGGCAGACACTGCTGACCACCCTGGAGAAAGCCCAGGTGGGGACCACAGGTCTGGTGATTCTTGTATGTGCCACTGGAAGGCCAGATCTGCTGCAAGATGCAGTTCATCGAAGCTTTGCCAAGAGATATCACGTTGGCCTGCCAGATGTGGGGATGCGCAGGCAGGTGCTGCTGCAGGCACTGCCGCCCCAGGGCTGCAGCCTGAGCGAGAGGGAGCTGAGCGCCGTGCTGCAGCGCACAGAGGGCTTCACAGTGTgggagctgctgcagctcagccAGCAGGCACTCTCCTCAGCATCTTCCCCCACTGGGGCCATGCATGGCCACCCCACATCCTCCAAACCCCCAGCCTTTACAGACTTTGAGAATGCCTTCTGCAAGGTGCGCCCACACACCACCACAAAAGAACTGGACACTTGTATAGAGTGGAGCAAGATGTATAACCACTGA